In Armatimonadota bacterium, the genomic stretch CAATCCACCCCGGTGATGTGTTCACGTCGTACAGCGGCAAAAGCGTTGAGGTCAACAACACAGACGCCGAGGGCCGTCTGATCCTGGCCGATGCGGTCGCGTATGCCGACAAGCTCGGAGTCGATGAAATAATCGATGTGGCGACTCTTACCGGAGCGTGTGTGGTCGCTCTTGGTCGGGAACTAAATGGTGTATTCGGCACCGATGATGCTATGGTTGATAAGCTTATAAATGCCGGACGCTCGTGCGGTGAAATCATGTGGCGTCTGCCTCTCTACGACGACTATAAGGAAAACCTCAAGAGCGATGTTGCCGATCTGAAGAACACGGGCTCGCGCGAGGGTGGGGCGATAAGCGCGGCTCTCTTCATAAAGAGCTTCGTAGGCGAGACGGCATGGGCGCATATCGACCTGTCGGCATCCTCTGTCGAGAAGGATACCGACTTGGCCAGAAAAGGAAGCACCGGATCGGGGGCGGGCACGTTGGTCGAGTATCTGCTGCGATAGTCGATCTTCTATCTCTGCCAGTTCAGCGGTTGGACTCGCTGCTCTCTGGTTTTTGTGTAGATCGGAGTGCTTACGTTCAATAGTTGGTATATTCCGGCGAGTTTCAGCACTCGCATAACTTGCGCGCTGCACTGAATAATACGGGATATCCGATCTTTTTGACGCACTTTATTAAACAAGTTGAGCAGGAGTCTGATCCCTTCGCTGTCAATGAAAGTGACCTTTGCCATATCCAGCAGGAGGTCGCAGTCACTGTCATTGACTATTTCCGACAACATAGGGTCGAGGTCTATCGAGGCCGCGAAGTCAATTTCACCGGACAGCCTGACGATCAGTGAATGTTCGTTTCGAGCCAGTGAGATGTCGAATGATTGTGATTTCACAAACCTTCACCATCCTTTTCTCTTTGACCAGTGTTGAACTCAATGAACTTGGGGGTTATACCCATGTCTGCCGTTTGAAGTAAACCATTTATATGTGTTTGTTCGCTATAATATCTTATATGTAATTTTGCAGACCTGTTGACTCCGTATAGTGATCCTGCTAGTATATGCAGAAAATGACCGGGGAGCTGCAAGCATTTGAGTAACAAGATTTACAAGGACGATTGTCTTAACCATATAGCATTTCCGCTGGGCGGCATTGGCGCAGGTATGATCTGTCTGGAGGGCGCTGGAGCACTCTCGAACGTGTCCATACGCAACCGTCCGAATGTGTTCTTTGAGCCCTGCGTCTTTTCGGCGATATGCGTAAAGGGAGAACAAAATATTGCCCGCGTGATCGAGGGTCCCATTCCGGACAGGAAGATATTCGGCTCTCCGGGTACGGGTAATGGCGGCGCTCACAAATCGTACGGTCTGCCCAGATTTGCCGGAGCAAGCTTCAGCTCGCGCTTCCCATTTGCAAATATAGACTTCACCGATGAGAACTTGCCGCTTGATATCTCGCTAATCGGCTGGAGCCCTTTTATTCCCGGCGATGCCGACAATTCCAGCCTCCCCGTTGCCGCCCTGGATTACAAATTTACAAATAACACCAGCGATACAGTCGAGGCAGTCTATTCATTCAACGGAAAGAACTTTATGGATACCGGCTCTCATATGGCGCAAGTTCTGGAAGCGGCAAACGGTTTTGTATTTTGGGAGCCGGGTGCAGAAGACAAGCCGTGGGAACAGGGCGCGTTCTGCGCATCTGTGGACAGCCCTGAGGCCGCAGTCAACTGCGCGTGGTTCAGGGGCGGATGGTTCGATTCGCTTACTATGGCCTGGGATGAGATCGAATGCGGGGAGATCAATGCTCGCCCTCCGATTGCTGATGGTGATCCCAGCCCCGGCGCAAGCATATATGTTCCATTTATTCTTAAGCCAGGTGAGGATAAGATAATAAGGCTTATGCTCTCCTGGTATGTCCCGCGGACCGACCTGCATTTTGAGTGGGAAGAAAAAAAGTGTTCGTGCGGTTGTGATTGTGGAGGGGAATCTGCCA encodes the following:
- a CDS encoding STAS domain-containing protein, whose protein sequence is MKSQSFDISLARNEHSLIVRLSGEIDFAASIDLDPMLSEIVNDSDCDLLLDMAKVTFIDSEGIRLLLNLFNKVRQKDRISRIIQCSAQVMRVLKLAGIYQLLNVSTPIYTKTREQRVQPLNWQR